GTTCGGGCACTTGCCCGCCAGTTTCGACGTGGCACACGGTGCGCAGAACGTGCATTCGAACGAGCAGATGCGCGCCTCGATGGAGTCGGGCGGCAGGTCGATGTCGCAGCATTCGCAGTTGGGTCGCAGTTGCAGCATGGTGTTTCCCTTCAAGGTCAGTGATGGAGTACCGCATCGGTATCGACGATAGCCACATCATGCATCTGGTTCAGATACGCTTCAAGATAAAACTTGTGGGAGGCGCCCACGATCACCAGCATGCGCATGCCAGGCGGGCTCATCGCCTCGCGGATATTGGCGGCCATGCGCAAGTTGCGCGTCTCCCAATAAGTCACGTAGCCACGGCCGTAATGCTGCGGCGATGGCTCTTCCAGTGCCGCGCCGAAGTCGCTTCTGAAGGTCAGCGCGGCCTGGCCCGGATCGTTATAGGCCCGGTACATCGCCAGCACCCCGGTAGCCGTGGTGATCTCGCTTTGCAAAGCCTTGTCGCTGTCGGTACGCTGCGCTGTCGCCGGGTTGTCCCATGCTTTCATGATGGCCGCACCGGCCGCCTTTTGCTCTGCTTCGGACGGTTCGGGTTTGTCGGCCGTGTGGTCGTCCATCGCGTACACCCGCTCCAGTCCGACCCCGGCAGCAACTTGCGCGGCAACCAGGTAGCCCTCGTCGGGCCTGGCCATCAGCTTGTCCAGGGTTTCCACCAGCGCGGTATCGAGGCCATCGCCCGTGCGCCGCTCCGGCGCTGGCAAGCGCAGCCACTGCACCAGTGCCGAAGCCGGCTCGCCCGCCGCCAGGAACAGCGATGCCAGTGCACGCCGCTGGGCGGCGGTGGGCATGGCCGGCCACGCGGCCAGCAGCCGCTTGGCGCGGTCGGTGGCCTCGAACACGTCGAGACCGGTCGCCGCCTGGGCGGCCGAGGTGTCGCGGCAATAGCTTTTGACGGTATCGGCGTAACGCTGCGGGTAGCGCCGCAGATTGGCGCACTGTACACCCGACAGATTCTCGATGGCGATCGCCTGCGGCCGCCACGCCGCCAGCCGCTCGTTGAGCAACTGTAAGGTCGCCGCATCGAACGGCTTGGGCAGTTGCGACAAGTGCGGCGAGCCCAGCACCATCACCTGGTTGATCTGCTCCCGCACCAGCTTGAGCATGGAAGGATCGAACGATGGCTGGTGTGGTGCGGCCGCCACCGCAGCAGCCTGGCACACCGCCGCTGCAGCCACGCCGGCCAGCAGCTTCAAGACGACAGCCTTACTCATTGCCCACCTCCTTGCGATTGTCGCCCGGCACCCGGTCGATCATCTTGTTGTACGGGTCCACCCCCACCTCGAACGGCTGCTCCTTGACCGTCACGGTCAGCACCGGGTCGCTGCCGCGCAAC
This is a stretch of genomic DNA from Duganella zoogloeoides. It encodes these proteins:
- a CDS encoding DUF1272 domain-containing protein, with translation MLQLRPNCECCDIDLPPDSIEARICSFECTFCAPCATSKLAGKCPNCGGELVARPRRPLAKLANNPASTERVFKPAGCAEAA
- a CDS encoding DUF5694 domain-containing protein; protein product: MSKAVVLKLLAGVAAAAVCQAAAVAAAPHQPSFDPSMLKLVREQINQVMVLGSPHLSQLPKPFDAATLQLLNERLAAWRPQAIAIENLSGVQCANLRRYPQRYADTVKSYCRDTSAAQAATGLDVFEATDRAKRLLAAWPAMPTAAQRRALASLFLAAGEPASALVQWLRLPAPERRTGDGLDTALVETLDKLMARPDEGYLVAAQVAAGVGLERVYAMDDHTADKPEPSEAEQKAAGAAIMKAWDNPATAQRTDSDKALQSEITTATGVLAMYRAYNDPGQAALTFRSDFGAALEEPSPQHYGRGYVTYWETRNLRMAANIREAMSPPGMRMLVIVGASHKFYLEAYLNQMHDVAIVDTDAVLHH